One segment of Panthera leo isolate Ple1 chromosome A3, P.leo_Ple1_pat1.1, whole genome shotgun sequence DNA contains the following:
- the SRSF7 gene encoding serine/arginine-rich splicing factor 7 isoform X4, with the protein MSRYGRYGGETKVYVGNLGTGAGKGELERAFSYYGPLRTVWIARNPPGFAFVEFEDPRDAEDAVRGLDGKVICGSRVRVELSTGMPRRSRFDRPPARRPFDPNDRCYECGEKGHYAYDCHRYSRRRRSRSRSRSHSRSRGRRYSRSRSRSRGRRSRSASPRRSRSVSLRRSRSASLRRSRSGSIKGSRSRSRSRSRSRSLSRPRSSRSPSGSPRRSASPERVD; encoded by the exons ATGTCGCGTTACGGGCGTTATGGAGGAG AAACCAAGGTGTATGTTGGTAATCTGGGAACCGGTGCCGGCAAAGGAGAGTTAGAAAGGGCTTTCAGTTATTATGGTCCCTTAAGAACTGTGTGGATTGCGAGAAATCCTCCAGGATTTGCCTTTGTGGAATTTGAAGATCCCAGAGATGCAGAAGATGCAGTGCGAGGCCTGGATGGGAA GGTGATTTGTGGTTCCCGAGTGAGAGTTGAATTATCAACAGGCATGCCTCGGAGGTCTCGTTTTGATAGACCACCAGCCCGCCGTCCCTTTGATCCCAATGATAGATGCTATGAATGTGGCGAAAAGGGACATTATGCTTATGATTGTCATCGTTATAGCCGGCGGAGGAGAAGcag GTCACGGTCTAGATCACATTCGAGATCCAGAGGTAGGCGATACTCTCGCTCAcgcagcaggagcaggggaaggag GTCAAGATCAGCATCTCCACGAAGATCAAGGTCTGTGTCTCTTCGGAGATCACGATCAGCTTCACTCAGACGATCTAGGTCTGGTTCTATAAAAGGATCGAG ATCCCGGTCGAGGTCAAGATCAAGATCCAGGTCTCTTTCACGACCAAGAAGCAG tcgTTCCCCATCAGGAAGTCCACGAAGAAGTGCAAGTCCTGAAAGAGTGGACTGA
- the SRSF7 gene encoding serine/arginine-rich splicing factor 7 isoform X2 has product MSRYGRYGGETKVYVGNLGTGAGKGELERAFSYYGPLRTVWIARNPPGFAFVEFEDPRDAEDAVRGLDGKVICGSRVRVELSTGMPRRSRFDRPPARRPFDPNDRCYECGEKGHYAYDCHRYSRRRRSRSRSRSHSRSRGRRYSRSRSRSRGRRSRSASPRRSRSVSLRRSRSASLRRSRSGSIKGSRSRSRSRSRSRSLSRPRSSRSKSRSPSPKRSRSPSGSPRRSASPERVD; this is encoded by the exons ATGTCGCGTTACGGGCGTTATGGAGGAG AAACCAAGGTGTATGTTGGTAATCTGGGAACCGGTGCCGGCAAAGGAGAGTTAGAAAGGGCTTTCAGTTATTATGGTCCCTTAAGAACTGTGTGGATTGCGAGAAATCCTCCAGGATTTGCCTTTGTGGAATTTGAAGATCCCAGAGATGCAGAAGATGCAGTGCGAGGCCTGGATGGGAA GGTGATTTGTGGTTCCCGAGTGAGAGTTGAATTATCAACAGGCATGCCTCGGAGGTCTCGTTTTGATAGACCACCAGCCCGCCGTCCCTTTGATCCCAATGATAGATGCTATGAATGTGGCGAAAAGGGACATTATGCTTATGATTGTCATCGTTATAGCCGGCGGAGGAGAAGcag GTCACGGTCTAGATCACATTCGAGATCCAGAGGTAGGCGATACTCTCGCTCAcgcagcaggagcaggggaaggag GTCAAGATCAGCATCTCCACGAAGATCAAGGTCTGTGTCTCTTCGGAGATCACGATCAGCTTCACTCAGACGATCTAGGTCTGGTTCTATAAAAGGATCGAG ATCCCGGTCGAGGTCAAGATCAAGATCCAGGTCTCTTTCACGACCAAGAAGCAG CCGATCAAAGTCCAGATCTCCATCTCCAAAAAGAAG tcgTTCCCCATCAGGAAGTCCACGAAGAAGTGCAAGTCCTGAAAGAGTGGACTGA
- the SRSF7 gene encoding serine/arginine-rich splicing factor 7 isoform X3 yields the protein MSRYGRYGGETKVYVGNLGTGAGKGELERAFSYYGPLRTVWIARNPPGFAFVEFEDPRDAEDAVRGLDGKVICGSRVRVELSTGMPRRSRFDRPPARRPFDPNDRCYECGEKGHYAYDCHRYSRRRRSRSRSRSHSRSRGRRYSRSRSRSRGRRSRSASPRRSRSVSLRRSRSASLRRSRSGSIKGSRYFQSRSRSRSRSRSLSRPRSSRSPSGSPRRSASPERVD from the exons ATGTCGCGTTACGGGCGTTATGGAGGAG AAACCAAGGTGTATGTTGGTAATCTGGGAACCGGTGCCGGCAAAGGAGAGTTAGAAAGGGCTTTCAGTTATTATGGTCCCTTAAGAACTGTGTGGATTGCGAGAAATCCTCCAGGATTTGCCTTTGTGGAATTTGAAGATCCCAGAGATGCAGAAGATGCAGTGCGAGGCCTGGATGGGAA GGTGATTTGTGGTTCCCGAGTGAGAGTTGAATTATCAACAGGCATGCCTCGGAGGTCTCGTTTTGATAGACCACCAGCCCGCCGTCCCTTTGATCCCAATGATAGATGCTATGAATGTGGCGAAAAGGGACATTATGCTTATGATTGTCATCGTTATAGCCGGCGGAGGAGAAGcag GTCACGGTCTAGATCACATTCGAGATCCAGAGGTAGGCGATACTCTCGCTCAcgcagcaggagcaggggaaggag GTCAAGATCAGCATCTCCACGAAGATCAAGGTCTGTGTCTCTTCGGAGATCACGATCAGCTTCACTCAGACGATCTAGGTCTGGTTCTATAAAAGGATCGAGGTATTTCCA ATCCCGGTCGAGGTCAAGATCAAGATCCAGGTCTCTTTCACGACCAAGAAGCAG tcgTTCCCCATCAGGAAGTCCACGAAGAAGTGCAAGTCCTGAAAGAGTGGACTGA
- the SRSF7 gene encoding serine/arginine-rich splicing factor 7 isoform X1: MSRYGRYGGETKVYVGNLGTGAGKGELERAFSYYGPLRTVWIARNPPGFAFVEFEDPRDAEDAVRGLDGKVICGSRVRVELSTGMPRRSRFDRPPARRPFDPNDRCYECGEKGHYAYDCHRYSRRRRSRSRSRSHSRSRGRRYSRSRSRSRGRRSRSASPRRSRSVSLRRSRSASLRRSRSGSIKGSRYFQSRSRSRSRSRSLSRPRSSRSKSRSPSPKRSRSPSGSPRRSASPERVD; the protein is encoded by the exons ATGTCGCGTTACGGGCGTTATGGAGGAG AAACCAAGGTGTATGTTGGTAATCTGGGAACCGGTGCCGGCAAAGGAGAGTTAGAAAGGGCTTTCAGTTATTATGGTCCCTTAAGAACTGTGTGGATTGCGAGAAATCCTCCAGGATTTGCCTTTGTGGAATTTGAAGATCCCAGAGATGCAGAAGATGCAGTGCGAGGCCTGGATGGGAA GGTGATTTGTGGTTCCCGAGTGAGAGTTGAATTATCAACAGGCATGCCTCGGAGGTCTCGTTTTGATAGACCACCAGCCCGCCGTCCCTTTGATCCCAATGATAGATGCTATGAATGTGGCGAAAAGGGACATTATGCTTATGATTGTCATCGTTATAGCCGGCGGAGGAGAAGcag GTCACGGTCTAGATCACATTCGAGATCCAGAGGTAGGCGATACTCTCGCTCAcgcagcaggagcaggggaaggag GTCAAGATCAGCATCTCCACGAAGATCAAGGTCTGTGTCTCTTCGGAGATCACGATCAGCTTCACTCAGACGATCTAGGTCTGGTTCTATAAAAGGATCGAGGTATTTCCA ATCCCGGTCGAGGTCAAGATCAAGATCCAGGTCTCTTTCACGACCAAGAAGCAG CCGATCAAAGTCCAGATCTCCATCTCCAAAAAGAAG tcgTTCCCCATCAGGAAGTCCACGAAGAAGTGCAAGTCCTGAAAGAGTGGACTGA